GTAGAGTAGGCTATCATCGTAAGCCTATGGGCTACTTTTTTAAAGGTTTCATCGTCCATTTTGGATATGCAGAAACCTCTCTTGTTTTCTAGTTCTTTTCGCTTTCTTTTCTCCTCTTTTTCCCTAGCTTTCAATTCTCTTAGGGTGGGAGTTTTTATGTTTAGATAGTTCTGTATCATTTAATTATAGTTTTAAAAGTTGCAAACACATTTGTTTTCTTCAAAGTTTAGCTCTCCTGTAAAAGGGAGCTTAGAAAGCTCTACTAAATCGTCAATGCTTTTATGACCTCTAAAAGAGGTATTGCCATATTTCTCCTCCATTTTTCTATACCAATCTATAAAACGAGTTCCATTTCGGATAACATCTATTAGATTGGTGTCAGATTTTTTCCAACATAGTTCGCAGTTTCCAAATTTGTTGTGTATTTCCAACTTGAATGGCTGACTATCCCAAAATTTATTTAATTCCATTTGCCCAATAGGAAACTTGAAATCGGTCAAAAGCGGAAATATTCTCTTCTTGTCTTCCTTGATTTCAGCCCAAGATATACGCTTAGGCATATCTTCTTTTCTAAAACCTATAGCTTTTATATAGTTGTTCATACCGAAAACATCGTCTGCAAATTTTTTGGCAGGTAATGTTTTAAGCATTTCCGAGCAGAAAGGAGCGTCTTTGCTTGGCATACCATTAAAAATCCCTTTATTTTTGTGTGCTATTGCTTCAGCAAAGGGTTTAGCCATCATATTCAACTCTTCCCAATCTACCGCCTTGTAGCCAACCCCAACGCCCATTTCATTTGAGTAAACACCCTCTATTTTAACTAAAGGAATATTCCAATACTTCTCTATATTTTTGAGAAAATATATCGTCTCTGGTCGCTCCATTCCTGTATTGCAGAACAAAAATAATTTCTCGTAATTTTTATATTTTTCAGAAGTTTGTATGTGTCGTGCCATCATAGCGGAACTTCTCCCTCCAGACACTGTTATTATTAAATTTTTCATAGTTTTTCTGGTAACACATTTCCTTTAGCTTGAGCATAGGCTCTATTGAGCCTCTCCCAAACATTTTTATCTTTGAACTCAAAGTGCATCGTTCCTTTTTTAAACCCTTTGTATCGGAAAAACTCCATATCGTGCCAAATACCCCTTTCAAATTCTTCCCAAGCATTTAGTCGTTCTATCTTATCATAGTTTTTCCCCTCTAACGAACATAACACTTTCAATAAGTCATTGAAATTTTCCATATATCCTGAGCTATCAACCCTTAAATGGTTGTTTTTACACCATCGTACCTTACACATATTAGGCACAATGAATTTTCTATTTAGTAGGTGTCCTGAGTTAGTAGCCCAACCCTCCACCGAATACCTATTCTCTTTCGTGTGGCGTGTGTAGTTGTCAATAGCTTCAACTAACGAGCGTTTGAAATTATGGTCTTTCGTTCCATAAATAATTTCTATCATTTTAAAGATGTTTCTTTTGGTAAAAGGAGTTTGGCTCTTGTATCTTACCCACGCTTCCAAATCTTTCGCAACAGAACTAGTAACATATTTTTCAATATTAAACAGCTTAAATACTTTATGCCAAAGTTGCACTTGAACCTCCCTTAAAAACAGTTGTCTGTTTATCTTATTTTCCTTTAGTTCAACGCCTATCTTTATTGAAACGCCAACTCCACAAGATTTAGCCATTTGCATAAATAGTTCGGCATCTTCAAATAGCTTTTCAGAATACTTAGCTATTCCTTTGTACGAGTTTACAAGGTTGTCAATCTCGCTGTACCTTATAATACCCTCCTCTGAACTATCAATATCAAAGCCTCCTGTATTGTCGAAATAATCGTCAAAATTTAGGCTCTCGCTTGTAATGGGCTTATAGACTTTGATTAAGCCGATACTTACATCGGTTTGCCTCTCAGCATTGCTGAACACATTGCCTAAATCAGACTTATAACCGTAAGCCTCAATGATGTTTAGGATTTCTTCTTTTTCTCTTAGGAAACTCCCTCTATCACTTACGTTGTCGTAATTGCAAAGGCTGACTATTTCACAACCGTCAGGAGCAATATTCCAGGCGTGTAAAAAATGCTTTCTGAACTCGCTAAACGGCGGATTCATTATGATAGCTTCTACTCCTGCAACAGCTTCTGGTTTTAGTTCCAAAAAGTCTGTGCCTATTTGGTTGGCTTTGTTTTTACATATTTCTGCTAAATCCTTGTTGATTTCGCAGAAAAGAACCTCCTTAGCTCCGTACTCTTTCAGATAATCTATAATATTACCTTTCCCTGCACTTGGCTCTAAAATAATTTTGTTGTTTACATCTAACTCCATAAGGTCTAAAACCTCTCTAGGAGTAGGGTAAAAGTCTTGGTTGAATAGGTTTTGGTATTTCATTTTAATTTTTTCTTAGGTTTATTTCTTCTCTTGGGCTTTTGCTCTAGGCTTTGCCCTCTTTTCAGAAAGACCACAGGTCTATTGAGTTTCTTGGCTTCTTCTAATACCTCTAAGGCTTTTCTGTGTTGCTCCTTGCTTCGTTGCCATTTAATATCTTCCATTCTTCGGTGTCTTTTAATGTTGGGGTGTGTTTTGGGAATTTCTTTTGTTTTTCAAGCTCTATAAAATTTTTAAGCCCTTCGCTAAAAACTGTTTTCTTTTTAGCTAACTCGGCAATCATTTTGAGTGGGAGGGAGGTGGGTGTATTTTCTATTTTTCTCATTAAAAAGCATCTTTTAAATCTATGGTTGGTAATGGTTCAAATGTGTTATCGTCAATATCTTTGAATTTTTGATATTTAGGTATCCATTTGAGTCTAGTTTCGCTAGTTCCTACATGTCTGTGTTTTGCTGTTATTATTTCAGCTTCGCCTTCGGTTGGTAAATCACTTATTCCACTCCATTCTACATCCCAAATTTCTATTCCGTAATATTCAGGACGATAAATAAACTGAATAACATCAGCATCTTGCTCTATTGCTCCTGAATCTCTCAAGTCAGAAAGTTGAGGGCGTTTGTTCG
This Riemerella anatipestifer DNA region includes the following protein-coding sequences:
- a CDS encoding phosphoadenosine phosphosulfate reductase family protein; translation: MKNLIITVSGGRSSAMMARHIQTSEKYKNYEKLFLFCNTGMERPETIYFLKNIEKYWNIPLVKIEGVYSNEMGVGVGYKAVDWEELNMMAKPFAEAIAHKNKGIFNGMPSKDAPFCSEMLKTLPAKKFADDVFGMNNYIKAIGFRKEDMPKRISWAEIKEDKKRIFPLLTDFKFPIGQMELNKFWDSQPFKLEIHNKFGNCELCWKKSDTNLIDVIRNGTRFIDWYRKMEEKYGNTSFRGHKSIDDLVELSKLPFTGELNFEENKCVCNF
- a CDS encoding DUF4942 domain-containing protein, encoding MNPPFSEFRKHFLHAWNIAPDGCEIVSLCNYDNVSDRGSFLREKEEILNIIEAYGYKSDLGNVFSNAERQTDVSIGLIKVYKPITSESLNFDDYFDNTGGFDIDSSEEGIIRYSEIDNLVNSYKGIAKYSEKLFEDAELFMQMAKSCGVGVSIKIGVELKENKINRQLFLREVQVQLWHKVFKLFNIEKYVTSSVAKDLEAWVRYKSQTPFTKRNIFKMIEIIYGTKDHNFKRSLVEAIDNYTRHTKENRYSVEGWATNSGHLLNRKFIVPNMCKVRWCKNNHLRVDSSGYMENFNDLLKVLCSLEGKNYDKIERLNAWEEFERGIWHDMEFFRYKGFKKGTMHFEFKDKNVWERLNRAYAQAKGNVLPEKL